One part of the Streptomyces ferrugineus genome encodes these proteins:
- a CDS encoding HPr family phosphocarrier protein, whose amino-acid sequence MAERRVNVGWAEGLHARPASIFVRAATATGVPVTIAKADGNPVNAASMLAVLGLGAQGGEEIVLASDAEGADVALDRLAKLVSEGLEELPETV is encoded by the coding sequence ATGGCTGAGCGCCGCGTCAACGTCGGCTGGGCCGAGGGCCTCCACGCCCGCCCCGCCTCCATCTTCGTCCGAGCCGCCACGGCCACAGGCGTCCCGGTGACGATCGCCAAGGCCGACGGCAACCCCGTCAACGCGGCCTCCATGCTCGCCGTCCTGGGCCTGGGCGCCCAGGGCGGCGAGGAGATCGTCCTCGCCTCCGACGCCGAGGGTGCGGACGTCGCTCTCGACCGTCTGGCGAAGCTGGTCTCCGAGGGCCTCGAGGAGCTGCCCGAGACGGTCTGA
- a CDS encoding M16 family metallopeptidase, with translation MGHTATPEAQSGGLTATEHRLANGLRVVLSEDHLTPVAAVCLWYDVGSRHEVKGRTGLAHLFEHLMFQGSGSVKGTGHFELVQGAGGSPNGTTSFERTNYFETMPAHQLELALWLEADRMGSLLVALDQEGLDNQRDVVKNERRQRYDNVPYGTAFEKLTALLYPDGHPYHHTAIGSMADLDAASLEDARAFFRTYYAPNNAVLSIVGDIDPDQTLAWVEKYFGSIPSHDGKPAPRDGSLPDTIGEQLREVVEETVPARAMMAAYRLPHDGTRECDAADLALTVLGGGESSRLYNRLVRRDRTAVAAGFGLLRLAGAPSLGWLDVKTSGDVEVPVIEAAVDEELARFAAEGPTAEEMERAQAQIEREWLDRLGTVAGRADELCRYAVLFGDPQLAFTAVKRVLDVTAEEVQAVAEARLRPDNRAVLVYEPVAGEAEEPEAAATDGTTDENEESAQ, from the coding sequence ATGGGTCACACGGCCACACCGGAGGCACAATCCGGCGGCCTCACCGCGACGGAGCACCGCCTGGCCAACGGCCTGCGCGTGGTGCTCTCCGAGGACCACCTCACGCCGGTCGCCGCGGTCTGTCTCTGGTACGACGTCGGCTCCCGCCACGAGGTCAAGGGCCGTACCGGACTCGCCCACCTCTTCGAGCACCTGATGTTCCAGGGATCGGGGAGCGTGAAGGGCACGGGTCACTTCGAGCTCGTCCAGGGCGCGGGCGGCTCGCCGAACGGCACCACCAGCTTCGAGCGCACCAACTACTTCGAGACCATGCCCGCCCACCAGCTCGAGCTCGCGCTCTGGCTGGAGGCCGACCGCATGGGCAGCCTCTTGGTGGCACTCGACCAGGAGGGCCTGGACAACCAGCGCGACGTCGTCAAGAACGAGCGCCGTCAGCGCTACGACAACGTCCCGTACGGCACCGCCTTCGAGAAGCTGACCGCGCTGCTGTACCCCGACGGACACCCGTACCACCACACGGCGATCGGCTCGATGGCCGACCTGGACGCGGCGAGCCTGGAGGACGCGCGCGCGTTCTTCCGCACCTACTACGCGCCCAACAACGCCGTCCTGTCCATCGTCGGCGACATCGACCCGGACCAGACGCTCGCCTGGGTCGAGAAGTACTTCGGCAGCATCCCCTCCCACGACGGCAAACCGGCACCGCGCGACGGCTCCCTGCCCGACACCATCGGCGAGCAGCTCCGCGAGGTCGTCGAGGAGACCGTCCCCGCGCGCGCGATGATGGCCGCCTACCGCCTCCCCCATGACGGCACACGCGAGTGCGACGCCGCCGACCTGGCGCTGACCGTCCTCGGCGGCGGCGAGTCCTCCCGCCTGTACAACCGGCTCGTCCGGCGCGACCGTACGGCTGTAGCGGCCGGCTTCGGCCTGCTGCGCCTGGCCGGTGCGCCCTCCCTGGGCTGGCTGGACGTGAAGACCTCCGGCGACGTCGAGGTCCCCGTCATCGAGGCCGCCGTCGACGAGGAGCTCGCCCGCTTCGCCGCGGAGGGCCCCACCGCCGAGGAGATGGAGCGCGCTCAGGCCCAGATCGAGCGTGAGTGGCTGGACCGGCTCGGCACGGTCGCGGGCCGCGCCGACGAACTGTGCCGGTACGCCGTCCTGTTCGGCGACCCGCAGCTCGCGTTCACCGCCGTCAAGCGCGTCCTCGACGTCACCGCCGAGGAGGTCCAGGCGGTCGCCGAGGCCCGGCTGCGTCCCGACAACCGCGCGGTGCTCGTGTACGAGCCGGTCGCCGGCGAGGCCGAGGAACCGGAAGCCGCCGCCACCGACGGCACCACCGACGAGAACGAGGAGTCGGCGCAGTGA
- a CDS encoding M16 family metallopeptidase, whose translation MTELASMEFHPQPQAGAPRPWAFPAPERGKLDNGLTVLRCHRPGQQVVAVEVLLDTPLDAEPKGLDGIATIMARALSEGTDKHTAEEFAAELERCGATLDAYADHPGVRVSLEVPVSRLPKALGLLADALRAPAFADAEVERLVRNRLDEIPHELANPSRRAAKELSKELFPPTSRMSRPRQGTEDTVAGIDSAGVRAFYERHVRPATSTVVVVGDLTGVDLDALLGDTLGAWTGSPGEPRPVPPVTADDTGRVVIVDRPGAVQTQLLMGRIGPDRHDRVWPAQVLGTYCLGGTLTSRLDKVLREEKGYTYGVRAFGQVLRSAPDGTGAAMLAISGSVDTPNTGPALDDLWKVLRGVATEGLTDAERDFAVQNLVGVAPLKYETAASVANTLADQVEQHLPDDYQATLYQQLAATGTVEATAAAVSAFPVDRMVTILVGDAAEIREPVEALGIGEVTVVAAE comes from the coding sequence GTGACCGAGCTCGCCAGCATGGAGTTCCACCCGCAGCCCCAGGCCGGCGCGCCCCGGCCCTGGGCGTTCCCGGCACCCGAGCGCGGCAAGCTCGACAACGGCCTGACGGTCCTGCGCTGCCACCGCCCCGGCCAGCAGGTCGTCGCCGTGGAGGTGCTCCTGGACACGCCCCTGGACGCCGAGCCCAAGGGCCTCGACGGCATCGCCACGATCATGGCGCGCGCCCTGTCCGAGGGCACCGACAAGCACACCGCCGAGGAGTTCGCCGCCGAACTGGAGCGCTGCGGCGCCACCCTCGACGCCTACGCCGACCACCCCGGCGTCCGCGTCAGCCTCGAGGTGCCCGTCTCCCGCCTGCCCAAGGCGCTCGGCCTGCTCGCCGACGCACTCAGGGCACCCGCGTTCGCCGACGCCGAGGTCGAGCGCCTGGTACGCAACCGGCTCGACGAGATCCCGCACGAGCTGGCCAACCCCTCGCGTCGGGCCGCCAAGGAGCTCTCCAAGGAGCTGTTCCCGCCGACCTCGCGCATGTCCCGCCCGCGCCAGGGCACCGAGGACACGGTCGCCGGCATCGACTCCGCGGGCGTACGCGCCTTCTACGAGCGGCATGTACGGCCCGCCACGTCCACCGTCGTGGTCGTCGGCGACCTCACCGGCGTCGACCTCGACGCCCTGCTCGGCGACACCCTGGGCGCCTGGACCGGCTCCCCGGGCGAGCCGCGCCCTGTCCCGCCGGTGACCGCCGACGACACCGGTCGCGTCGTCATCGTCGACCGCCCCGGCGCCGTCCAGACGCAGCTGCTGATGGGCCGGATCGGACCCGACCGGCACGACCGCGTGTGGCCCGCGCAGGTGCTCGGCACCTACTGCCTCGGCGGCACCCTCACCTCCCGTCTGGACAAGGTGCTGCGCGAGGAGAAGGGCTACACCTACGGGGTGCGCGCCTTCGGCCAGGTCCTGCGCTCCGCCCCGGACGGCACGGGCGCGGCCATGCTCGCCATCAGCGGCTCCGTCGACACCCCGAACACCGGCCCGGCCCTGGACGACCTGTGGAAGGTCCTGCGCGGTGTCGCCACCGAGGGGCTCACCGACGCCGAGCGGGACTTCGCGGTGCAGAACCTCGTCGGGGTGGCGCCGCTGAAGTACGAGACGGCCGCGTCCGTGGCGAACACGCTGGCGGACCAGGTCGAGCAGCACCTGCCCGACGACTACCAGGCGACGCTGTACCAGCAGCTCGCCGCCACCGGCACCGTCGAGGCCACGGCGGCCGCCGTGAGCGCCTTCCCGGTGGACCGGATGGTGACGATCCTGGTCGGCGACGCGGCCGAGATCCGGGAGCCCGTCGAGGCCCTCGGCATCGGCGAAGTCACCGTGGTGGCAGCCGAGTAG
- a CDS encoding GntR family transcriptional regulator, translating to MRIPAHSVCTAIRDDIVAGVYERGSRLTEELLARRYGVSRVPVREALRTLEAEGFVVTRRHAGACVAEPTEQEAADLLEMRTLLEPLGAARAAQRRTEAHLKVLRGLVRLGQERARRGNSDDLRSLGGWFHETLAQASGSPAMTSMLTQLRHKIAWMYSVEAPVNPVESWTEHGAIVDAVARGDGERARAMTALHTERALSAHRLRFGSGGERTERVRNSQHAVNMPSLRH from the coding sequence ATGCGTATTCCGGCGCATTCGGTGTGCACGGCGATTCGGGACGACATCGTCGCCGGTGTCTACGAGCGCGGCAGCCGGCTCACCGAGGAACTGCTCGCGCGCCGCTACGGCGTCTCCCGCGTCCCCGTGCGGGAGGCCCTGCGCACCCTGGAGGCGGAGGGCTTCGTGGTGACCCGGCGGCACGCGGGCGCGTGCGTCGCCGAACCCACCGAGCAGGAGGCCGCCGACCTGCTGGAGATGCGCACCCTCCTGGAGCCGCTCGGCGCCGCCCGGGCCGCCCAGCGGCGCACCGAGGCCCATCTGAAGGTCCTGCGCGGCCTGGTCAGGCTGGGGCAGGAGCGGGCCAGGCGGGGAAACAGCGACGACCTGCGCTCCCTGGGCGGCTGGTTCCACGAGACGCTGGCCCAGGCCTCCGGCAGCCCCGCCATGACCTCGATGCTGACCCAGCTGCGGCACAAGATCGCCTGGATGTACTCCGTGGAGGCGCCGGTCAACCCCGTGGAGTCCTGGACCGAGCACGGCGCGATCGTGGACGCGGTGGCGCGCGGCGACGGCGAGCGCGCCCGCGCGATGACGGCGCTGCACACCGAGCGCGCGCTGTCCGCGCACCGGCTGCGGTTCGGCTCCGGCGGTGAGCGCACGGAGCGTGTGAGGAATTCGCAACATGCCGTAAACATGCCGAGCCTGCGGCATTAA
- a CDS encoding bifunctional acetate--CoA ligase family protein/GNAT family N-acetyltransferase — translation MQSASDRHEYPAHWEADVVLRDGGTARIRPITVDDAERLVSFYEQVSDESKYYRFFAPYPRLSAKDVHRFTHHDFVDRVGLAATVGGEFIATVRYDRIGADGMPASAPADEAEVAFLVQDAHQGRGVASALLEHIAAVARERDIRRFAAEVLPANTKMIKVFTDAGYTQKRSFEDGVVRLEFDLEPTDRSLAVQYAREQRAEARSVRRLLVPGSVAVIGVGRTPGGVGRSVLGNIRQAGFTGRLYAVNKAFPEDLKDLDGVPAHRSVREIDEQVDLAVVAVPAAYVPDVVAECGEHGVQGLVVLSAGYAESGPEGRGRQRELVRHARAYGMRIIGPNAFGVINTAADVRLNASLAPEMPRPGRIGLFAQSGAIGIALLSRLHRRGGGVTGVTGVSTFVSSGNRADVSGNDVLQYWYDDPDTDVVLMYLESIGNPRKFTRLARRTAAAKPLVVVQGARHGGAAPQGHTVRVTRLPHATVSELLRQAGVIRVDTITELVDAGLLLARQPLPAGPRVAILGNSESLGLLTYDACLSEGLRPLPPLDLTTAASAADFHDALARALADETCDAVVVTAIPAIGDMSTGDAELAQALRSAAERMPGKPVLVVHVELGGLAEALSAAASTAPKARPEAPASATRAHPFRPLDFPAETAPEPADTSDDAPRLIPAYPAAERAVRALAEAVKYAQWRREAAEPGKVPEYEDIDEKGAARLIDGLLARGQGLTLGTDETCDLLGKYGVQVHRALHAPSPDAAADAARTLGYPVALKATAPHLRHRADLGGVRLDLADEEQLRRAYTELTELFGRPEELRPVVQSMAPRGVDTVVRAVIDPAAGAVLSFGLAGAASQLLGDTAHRLIPVTDRDATSIVRSIRTAPLLFGWRGSTPVDTPALEELLLRVSRLVDDHPEVVAVTLEPVVVATHGLSVLGASVRLAPPPARDDLGPRTLPTY, via the coding sequence ATGCAGAGCGCCTCGGACCGGCACGAGTACCCCGCCCACTGGGAAGCCGACGTGGTGCTGCGCGACGGCGGCACCGCACGCATCCGCCCCATCACCGTTGATGACGCCGAGCGCCTGGTCAGCTTCTACGAGCAGGTGTCGGACGAGTCGAAGTACTACCGCTTCTTCGCGCCCTACCCGCGACTGTCCGCCAAGGACGTCCACCGCTTCACGCACCACGACTTTGTGGACCGGGTGGGACTCGCGGCCACGGTGGGCGGCGAGTTCATCGCAACCGTACGCTACGACCGGATCGGCGCCGACGGAATGCCCGCGTCGGCACCCGCCGACGAGGCCGAGGTCGCCTTCCTCGTCCAGGACGCCCACCAGGGCCGCGGCGTCGCCTCCGCCCTCCTCGAGCACATCGCCGCCGTCGCGCGCGAGCGCGACATCCGCCGGTTCGCCGCCGAGGTGCTGCCCGCCAACACCAAGATGATCAAGGTGTTCACCGACGCCGGGTACACCCAGAAGCGCAGCTTCGAGGACGGCGTCGTACGCCTGGAGTTCGACCTGGAGCCCACCGACCGCTCGCTCGCCGTGCAGTACGCGCGCGAGCAGCGGGCCGAGGCGCGGTCCGTGCGCCGGCTGCTGGTGCCCGGCTCCGTCGCCGTCATCGGCGTGGGCCGCACGCCCGGCGGGGTGGGCCGCTCAGTCCTCGGCAACATCAGGCAGGCCGGGTTCACGGGGCGGCTGTACGCCGTGAACAAGGCGTTCCCGGAGGACCTCAAGGATCTCGACGGAGTGCCCGCGCACCGCTCGGTGCGCGAGATCGACGAGCAGGTCGACCTCGCGGTGGTCGCCGTGCCGGCCGCGTACGTCCCCGACGTGGTCGCCGAATGCGGCGAGCACGGCGTGCAGGGCCTGGTCGTGCTCTCCGCCGGGTACGCCGAGAGCGGGCCCGAGGGCCGCGGGCGCCAGCGCGAACTCGTCCGGCACGCACGCGCGTACGGCATGCGCATCATCGGCCCGAACGCCTTCGGCGTCATCAACACCGCCGCCGACGTACGGCTGAACGCCTCCCTCGCCCCCGAGATGCCCCGCCCGGGCCGCATCGGGCTGTTCGCGCAGTCCGGCGCCATCGGGATCGCCCTGCTGTCCCGGCTGCACCGGCGCGGCGGCGGAGTGACCGGTGTCACAGGAGTGTCGACCTTCGTGTCGTCCGGCAACCGGGCCGACGTCTCCGGCAACGACGTCCTGCAGTACTGGTATGACGACCCGGACACCGACGTCGTGCTGATGTACCTGGAGTCCATCGGCAACCCGCGCAAGTTCACCCGCCTCGCCCGGCGTACGGCGGCCGCCAAGCCCCTGGTCGTGGTGCAGGGCGCGCGGCACGGGGGAGCGGCACCGCAGGGCCACACCGTACGGGTCACCCGGCTGCCGCACGCCACCGTGTCCGAGCTGCTGCGGCAGGCCGGCGTGATCCGCGTCGACACGATCACCGAGCTGGTGGACGCGGGCCTGCTGCTCGCGCGCCAGCCGCTGCCGGCCGGCCCCCGGGTGGCGATCCTCGGGAACTCCGAGTCCCTGGGACTGCTGACCTACGACGCCTGCCTGTCGGAGGGCCTGCGGCCGCTGCCGCCGCTGGACCTGACGACGGCCGCGTCGGCGGCGGACTTCCACGACGCGCTCGCGCGCGCGCTCGCCGACGAGACCTGCGACGCGGTCGTCGTCACCGCGATCCCGGCGATCGGCGACATGTCGACCGGCGACGCCGAACTGGCCCAGGCCCTGCGCTCGGCGGCCGAGCGGATGCCGGGCAAGCCGGTGCTGGTGGTGCACGTGGAGCTCGGCGGGCTGGCGGAGGCCCTGTCGGCCGCGGCCAGCACCGCACCCAAGGCGCGTCCCGAGGCGCCCGCCAGCGCGACCCGCGCCCACCCCTTCCGCCCCCTGGACTTCCCGGCCGAGACAGCGCCCGAGCCGGCGGACACCTCCGACGACGCCCCGCGTCTCATCCCCGCCTACCCCGCCGCAGAGCGCGCCGTCCGCGCCCTCGCCGAGGCCGTCAAGTACGCCCAGTGGCGACGTGAGGCGGCCGAGCCCGGCAAGGTGCCCGAGTACGAGGACATCGACGAGAAGGGCGCCGCCCGCCTGATCGACGGGCTGCTCGCGCGCGGGCAGGGCCTCACCCTCGGCACGGACGAGACCTGCGACCTGCTCGGCAAGTACGGCGTCCAGGTACACCGCGCCCTGCACGCCCCCAGCCCCGATGCGGCCGCCGACGCCGCCCGCACCCTCGGCTACCCCGTCGCCCTCAAGGCCACCGCCCCGCACCTGCGGCACCGCGCCGACCTCGGCGGCGTACGGCTCGATCTCGCGGACGAGGAGCAACTGCGGCGGGCGTACACCGAACTGACCGAGCTGTTCGGCAGGCCGGAGGAGCTCAGGCCGGTCGTGCAGAGCATGGCGCCGCGCGGCGTGGACACCGTCGTACGGGCCGTGATCGACCCCGCGGCCGGCGCCGTGCTGTCCTTCGGGCTCGCCGGAGCCGCCTCCCAGTTGCTCGGTGACACCGCGCACCGGCTGATCCCGGTCACCGACCGCGACGCGACCTCGATCGTCCGCTCGATCCGGACGGCACCGCTCCTGTTCGGCTGGCGCGGCTCCACCCCCGTCGACACCCCTGCCCTGGAGGAACTGCTGCTGAGGGTGTCGCGGCTGGTCGACGACCATCCCGAGGTCGTCGCGGTCACCCTGGAGCCGGTCGTCGTCGCCACGCACGGCCTGAGCGTGCTCGGCGCCTCCGTACGCCTCGCACCGCCGCCCGCCCGCGACGACCTCGGGCCGCGGACTCTGCCTACGTACTGA
- a CDS encoding DNA gyrase/topoisomerase IV subunit A produces MARRSTKTPPPDDSYEEKILDIDVVDEMQGSFLEYAYSVIYSRALPDARDGLKPVHRRIVYQMNEMGLRPDRSYVKCARVVGEVMGKLHPHGDASIYDALVRMAQPFSMRVPLVDGHGNFGSLGNDDPPAAMRYTECRQTQATSLMTESIEEDTVDFTPNYDGQEQEPVALPAAFPNLLVNGAAGIAVGMATNMPPHNLGEVIAAARHLIRHPNADLAALMKHVPGPDLPTGGRIVGLSGIRDAYETGRGTFKIRATVEIETVTARRKGLVVTELPFTVGPEKVIAKIKDLVGSKKLQGIADVKDLTDREHGLRLVIEIKNGFVPEAVLEQLYKLTPMEESFGINNVALVDGQPLTLGLKELLEVYLDHRFEVVRRRSEFRRGKRRDRLHLVEGLLTALVDIDEVIRLIRSSENSAQAKQRLMERFSLSEIQTQYILDTPLRRLTKYDRIELDAEKDRLNEEIAELTRILESDAELRKLVSSELAAVAKKFGTERRTVLLETAGTPVAAVPLQVADDPCRVLLSSTDLLARTANGDPFADAADAKRSKHDVIVSAVPATARGEVGAVTSAGRLLRINVVDLPQLPETASRPNLAGGAPLSEFVSLEDGETVVCLTTLDESSPGLALGTAQGVVKRVVPDYPSNKEELEVITLKDGDRIVGAVELRTGEEDLVFITDDAQLLRYQASQVRPQGRAAGGVAGIKLAEGAKVISFTAVDPAADAVVFTVAGSRGTLDDSVQTTAKLTPFDQYPRKGRATGGVRCQRFLKGEDCLSLAWAGAVPAKAAQKNGSPAELPEIDPRRDGSGVSLAKTVSVVAGPV; encoded by the coding sequence ATGGCCCGCCGCAGCACGAAGACCCCGCCGCCCGACGACTCGTACGAGGAGAAGATCCTCGACATCGACGTCGTCGACGAGATGCAGGGCTCCTTCCTCGAGTACGCGTACTCGGTCATCTACTCCCGGGCCCTGCCGGACGCCCGCGACGGCCTCAAGCCGGTGCATCGCCGCATCGTGTACCAGATGAACGAGATGGGCCTGCGCCCCGACCGCAGCTATGTGAAGTGCGCCCGCGTCGTCGGCGAGGTCATGGGTAAGTTGCACCCGCACGGCGACGCGTCGATCTACGACGCCCTGGTGCGCATGGCCCAGCCCTTCTCGATGCGCGTCCCGCTGGTCGACGGCCACGGCAACTTCGGCTCGCTGGGCAACGACGACCCGCCGGCCGCCATGCGGTACACCGAGTGCCGGCAGACCCAGGCCACGAGCCTGATGACCGAGTCGATCGAAGAGGACACGGTCGACTTCACCCCCAACTACGACGGCCAGGAGCAGGAGCCGGTGGCGCTGCCGGCCGCCTTCCCGAACCTCCTGGTCAACGGCGCTGCGGGCATCGCCGTCGGCATGGCCACGAACATGCCGCCGCACAACCTCGGCGAGGTCATCGCCGCCGCCCGCCATCTGATCCGCCACCCGAACGCGGATTTGGCCGCCCTGATGAAGCACGTCCCGGGCCCCGACCTGCCCACCGGCGGCCGGATCGTCGGCCTCTCGGGCATCCGGGACGCGTACGAGACGGGCCGCGGCACCTTCAAGATCCGCGCCACGGTCGAGATCGAGACGGTGACCGCCCGCCGCAAGGGCCTGGTCGTCACCGAGCTGCCCTTCACGGTCGGCCCGGAGAAGGTGATCGCCAAGATCAAGGACCTGGTCGGCTCGAAGAAGCTGCAGGGCATCGCCGACGTCAAGGACCTCACCGACCGCGAGCACGGCCTGCGTCTGGTCATCGAGATCAAGAACGGCTTCGTGCCGGAGGCGGTCCTGGAGCAGCTCTACAAGCTGACGCCGATGGAGGAGTCCTTCGGCATCAACAACGTCGCGCTGGTCGACGGCCAGCCCCTCACCCTGGGCCTCAAGGAGCTGCTGGAGGTCTACCTCGACCACCGCTTCGAGGTCGTACGGCGCCGCAGCGAGTTCCGCCGCGGCAAGCGGCGCGACCGTCTGCACCTGGTCGAGGGCCTGCTCACGGCGCTGGTGGACATCGACGAGGTCATCCGGCTGATCCGGTCCAGCGAGAACTCCGCCCAGGCCAAACAGCGCCTGATGGAGCGCTTCTCGCTGAGCGAGATCCAGACCCAGTACATCCTCGACACCCCGCTGCGCCGGCTCACCAAGTACGACCGCATCGAGCTGGACGCGGAGAAGGACCGGCTCAACGAGGAGATCGCGGAGCTGACCCGGATCCTCGAGTCGGACGCGGAGCTGCGCAAGCTGGTCTCCTCGGAACTGGCCGCGGTGGCCAAGAAGTTCGGCACCGAGCGGCGTACGGTCCTGCTGGAGACGGCGGGCACCCCGGTCGCGGCCGTGCCGCTCCAGGTGGCCGACGACCCGTGCCGGGTGCTGCTGTCCTCGACGGATCTGCTGGCCCGTACGGCGAACGGCGATCCCTTCGCGGACGCCGCCGACGCCAAGCGCTCCAAGCACGACGTGATCGTCTCGGCGGTGCCGGCCACGGCCCGCGGCGAGGTGGGCGCGGTGACCTCGGCGGGCCGGCTGCTGCGGATCAACGTCGTCGATCTGCCGCAGCTCCCGGAGACGGCGTCGAGACCGAACCTCGCGGGCGGCGCGCCGCTGTCGGAGTTCGTCTCCCTGGAGGACGGCGAGACCGTGGTCTGCCTGACCACCCTCGACGAGTCCTCGCCCGGCCTGGCGCTCGGCACGGCACAGGGCGTCGTCAAGCGTGTGGTGCCCGACTATCCGTCCAACAAGGAGGAGTTGGAGGTCATCACCCTCAAGGACGGTGACCGGATCGTCGGCGCGGTCGAGCTGCGCACCGGTGAGGAGGACCTGGTCTTCATCACCGACGACGCCCAGCTGCTGCGCTACCAGGCCTCGCAGGTCCGCCCGCAGGGCCGTGCGGCCGGCGGCGTGGCGGGCATCAAGCTCGCCGAGGGCGCGAAGGTCATCTCCTTCACGGCGGTCGACCCGGCGGCCGACGCGGTGGTGTTCACGGTCGCGGGCTCGCGCGGCACGCTGGACGACTCGGTCCAGACGACGGCCAAGCTCACCCCGTTCGACCAGTACCCGCGCAAGGGCCGCGCCACGGGTGGCGTGCGCTGCCAGCGGTTCCTGAAGGGCGAGGACTGTCTGTCCCTGGCCTGGGCGGGCGCCGTACCGGCCAAGGCCGCGCAGAAGAACGGCTCTCCGGCCGAGCTGCCGGAGATCGACCCGCGCCGTGACGGCTCGGGTGTGTCGCTGGCGAAGACGGTGTCGGTGGTGGCGGGACCGGTCTAG
- a CDS encoding M23 family metallopeptidase encodes MAFTCATGKSRPTGKHRRPSRFERSTARAAGVAAITATGVMGTLAAPALAAEPAAEQTGLIPVITVDNSIADQLDAQAAAQERAAKEAAAAKQAAQEAARLKAAEQAKQEREAKERAAREAERKRLLSYVAPISGSYISTGYKSGGAVWSSGSHTGVDFHAASGTAVQAVGSGTVVEAGWGGSYGNNIVIKMNDGTYTQYGHLSSIGVSVGQTVTPGQQIGLSGATGNVTGPHLHFEARTTSEYGSDIDPVAYLRSHGVNV; translated from the coding sequence ATGGCGTTCACCTGCGCCACCGGGAAGAGTCGCCCCACCGGGAAGCATCGCCGGCCCAGCCGGTTCGAGCGCTCCACCGCCCGCGCGGCCGGCGTCGCCGCGATCACCGCCACCGGTGTCATGGGCACCCTGGCGGCCCCGGCGCTCGCCGCCGAGCCCGCCGCGGAGCAGACCGGCCTCATCCCCGTCATCACCGTCGACAACTCGATCGCCGACCAGCTCGACGCCCAGGCCGCCGCCCAGGAGCGGGCCGCCAAGGAGGCCGCCGCCGCGAAGCAGGCCGCACAGGAGGCCGCGCGCCTCAAGGCGGCCGAGCAGGCCAAGCAGGAGCGCGAGGCCAAGGAGCGCGCCGCCCGCGAGGCCGAGCGCAAGCGTCTGCTGTCCTACGTCGCCCCGATCTCCGGCTCGTACATCTCCACGGGCTACAAGTCCGGCGGCGCCGTCTGGTCCTCCGGCAGCCACACGGGCGTCGACTTCCACGCCGCCAGCGGCACCGCCGTCCAGGCGGTCGGCTCCGGCACCGTCGTGGAGGCCGGCTGGGGCGGGTCGTACGGCAACAACATCGTGATCAAGATGAACGACGGCACGTACACCCAGTACGGCCACCTGTCGTCCATAGGCGTCTCGGTGGGCCAGACCGTCACCCCCGGCCAGCAGATCGGACTGTCCGGCGCCACCGGCAACGTCACCGGACCGCACCTGCACTTCGAGGCCCGCACCACGTCGGAGTACGGCTCCGACATCGACCCGGTCGCCTACCTGCGCTCGCACGGCGTGAACGTCTGA